A single window of Mycobacterium sp. ITM-2016-00318 DNA harbors:
- a CDS encoding helicase HerA-like domain-containing protein, translating into MTTESTAPPAQQIAAGYAVEGQALELGTVVVDGTADSTAQVRIPLGTVNRHGLVAGATGTGKTKSLQVLAEQLSAAGVPVVMADVKGDLSGLSRPGEPNDKTTQRAEDTGDDWAPTAFPVEFLSLGTSGIGVPVRATISSFGPILLSKVLGLNATQESTLGLIFHWADQKGLSLLDLKDLRAVIQFLTSDDGKPELKALGAVSSTTAGVILRALVNLEAEGADTFFGEPELEPKDLLRLDPQGRGIISLLELGNQAARPVMFSTFLMWVLADLFTTLPEVGDVDKPKLVFFFDEAHLLFTDASKAFLEQVEQTVKLIRSKGVGVFFCTQLPTDVPNDVLSQLGARIQHALRAFTPDDQKALSKTVRTYPKTSVYDLESALTSLGIGEAIVTVLSEKGAPTPVAWTRMRAPRSLMDTIGPDAIKAAAQASPLQAEYGQTIDGDSAYERLNARLAPPPEQQAAGDPSLPPPVYVPPAPAEAQGTSTAKKAVEPGMFDKMMSSPAFKSAMRSAGTVIGREITRSIFGTGRRRR; encoded by the coding sequence ATGACGACCGAGTCGACAGCACCCCCCGCCCAGCAGATCGCCGCCGGATACGCCGTCGAGGGTCAGGCGCTTGAACTGGGCACTGTCGTTGTTGACGGCACCGCAGATTCCACTGCGCAGGTGCGCATCCCGCTGGGCACCGTGAACCGTCACGGCCTGGTGGCTGGCGCCACCGGCACCGGTAAGACAAAGTCGCTTCAGGTGCTCGCGGAGCAGTTGTCGGCCGCAGGCGTTCCGGTGGTGATGGCCGACGTCAAGGGCGACCTGTCGGGCCTGTCGCGGCCCGGCGAACCCAACGACAAGACGACGCAGCGAGCCGAGGACACCGGCGACGACTGGGCGCCGACGGCGTTCCCCGTCGAGTTCCTGTCGCTGGGCACATCGGGGATCGGCGTGCCGGTACGCGCCACCATCTCCAGCTTCGGGCCCATCCTGCTGTCAAAGGTGCTCGGGCTCAACGCTACTCAGGAATCCACGCTCGGCCTGATCTTCCACTGGGCCGACCAGAAAGGCCTGTCGCTGCTGGACCTCAAGGATCTGCGCGCCGTCATCCAGTTCCTCACCAGCGACGACGGCAAGCCGGAGCTCAAGGCGCTCGGTGCGGTCTCGTCGACGACCGCAGGCGTCATCCTGCGCGCGCTGGTCAATCTCGAAGCCGAGGGCGCCGACACCTTCTTCGGCGAGCCCGAGCTGGAGCCGAAAGACCTGCTGCGCCTCGACCCGCAGGGCCGCGGCATCATCAGCCTGCTGGAGCTGGGCAACCAGGCAGCCAGGCCGGTGATGTTCTCGACGTTCCTGATGTGGGTCCTCGCCGATCTCTTCACGACGCTGCCCGAGGTCGGCGACGTCGACAAGCCGAAGCTGGTGTTCTTCTTCGACGAGGCGCATCTGCTGTTCACCGATGCGTCCAAGGCGTTCCTCGAGCAGGTCGAGCAGACCGTCAAGCTGATCCGTTCGAAGGGCGTCGGCGTGTTCTTCTGCACGCAGTTGCCCACCGATGTGCCCAACGACGTGCTCAGCCAGCTCGGGGCGCGCATCCAACACGCGCTGCGCGCGTTCACCCCCGACGACCAGAAGGCGTTGTCGAAGACCGTCCGCACCTACCCGAAAACCAGTGTGTACGACCTCGAGTCGGCGCTGACGTCGCTCGGCATCGGCGAGGCGATCGTCACGGTGCTGTCGGAGAAGGGCGCGCCGACACCGGTTGCGTGGACCCGCATGCGGGCCCCGCGCTCGCTGATGGACACCATCGGTCCCGACGCGATCAAGGCCGCCGCGCAGGCCAGTCCGCTGCAGGCCGAATACGGCCAGACGATCGACGGCGACTCGGCCTACGAGCGACTCAACGCGCGCCTCGCACCGCCGCCCGAGCAGCAGGCGGCCGGCGACCCGTCGCTTCCGCCGCCGGTCTACGTGCCGCCGGCGCCCGCAGAGGCGCAGGGCACCAGTACGGCGAAGAAGGCCGTCGAACCCGGCATGTTCGACAAGATGATGAGCAGCCCGGCGTTCAAGAGCGCAATGCGTTCGGCGGGAACCGTGATCGGCCGCGAGATCACCCGCAGCATTTTCGGCACCGGCCGTCGCCGCCGCTGA
- the orn gene encoding oligoribonuclease, translating into MRDELVWIDCEMTGLDLKSDRLIEIAALVTDADLNILGEGIDVVIHAPEDSLTGMIEVVAQMHDRSGLTEEVRASTIDVPAAEEMVLDYIRGQVKQAKTAPLAGNSIATDRGFIVRDMPVLDDFLHYRMIDVSSIKELCRRWYPRIYFGQPEKGLAHRALADIHESIRELKYYRRTAFVAPPGPSTSDIATISAELGPESTNGDGIDSAAERPSG; encoded by the coding sequence GTGCGCGACGAACTGGTATGGATCGACTGTGAGATGACCGGGTTGGACCTGAAATCCGACCGGCTCATCGAGATTGCGGCCCTGGTGACCGATGCCGACCTCAACATCCTGGGCGAGGGAATCGACGTCGTCATCCACGCGCCGGAGGACTCGCTGACCGGCATGATCGAGGTCGTCGCGCAGATGCACGACAGGTCCGGGCTCACCGAGGAGGTGCGGGCGTCGACGATCGATGTGCCCGCCGCCGAGGAGATGGTGCTCGACTACATCCGCGGCCAGGTCAAGCAGGCCAAGACGGCACCGCTGGCGGGCAACTCGATCGCCACCGACCGTGGCTTCATCGTCCGCGACATGCCCGTTCTGGACGATTTCCTGCATTACCGGATGATCGACGTCAGCTCCATCAAGGAATTGTGCAGGCGGTGGTACCCAAGGATCTACTTCGGCCAGCCGGAGAAGGGCCTGGCGCACCGAGCGCTGGCCGATATCCACGAGTCGATCCGTGAGCTGAAGTATTACCGGCGTACGGCGTTCGTCGCGCCGCCGGGGCCGTCGACCAGCGATATCGCCACGATCTCTGCCGAACTGGGTCCTGAATCGACCAATGGCGATGGAATCGATTCGGCCGCCGAGCGCCCGAGCGGCTAG
- a CDS encoding serine hydrolase: MACAAALAVAGCSSTSTTSESETTTTTTSSAPLSPALKPIDQAALQTVVEKATKEMLVPGAIVAIRTPQGNYTASVGTTELGKQTLPEMNTHFRIASNSKTMTAALVVLLAQDGKLTFSDPVSDYIPVVPNGDNITVAELLKMRSGLYNYTNAPEFSAELDADLAKAWTPQEVLDIAFAHPPNDPPDTAYEYNNTNYALLGLIAEKAGGRTLTEQLQERLLGPLGLKQTSLPVADEASSMPTPYSHGYMYGGSAFAMIDDPYPADMKAAAKAGTLKPVDYTNQNSSYAHAAGGVISDAENVETWIRTLVSGKVFNADFHKQWLESLQAEDPENPDGQKYGYGISYQRFSPTAAMYYHGGELPGFNSFMGYDPDNDVSLVVWTNLTISPLDDKTTAQALLAPMLDEIYAGLSLAPTPTPTTTR; this comes from the coding sequence ATGGCATGCGCTGCAGCACTCGCCGTCGCGGGCTGCTCGTCAACGTCGACCACCTCGGAATCGGAGACGACAACGACCACCACGAGTTCCGCACCGCTCTCGCCGGCGCTCAAGCCGATCGATCAGGCCGCTCTGCAGACCGTCGTGGAGAAGGCCACCAAGGAGATGCTCGTGCCGGGCGCGATCGTCGCAATTCGCACGCCTCAGGGCAATTACACCGCCTCCGTCGGCACGACCGAACTGGGCAAGCAGACGCTGCCCGAGATGAACACCCACTTCCGGATAGCGTCGAACTCCAAGACGATGACGGCCGCTCTCGTTGTGCTGCTCGCCCAGGACGGCAAGCTCACATTCTCCGACCCGGTGTCCGACTACATCCCCGTCGTTCCCAACGGCGATAACATCACCGTCGCCGAACTCCTGAAGATGCGCAGCGGGCTCTACAACTACACGAACGCGCCGGAGTTCTCCGCTGAGTTGGACGCTGACCTGGCCAAGGCCTGGACTCCGCAGGAGGTGCTCGACATCGCCTTCGCGCATCCGCCGAATGACCCGCCCGACACCGCCTACGAATACAACAACACCAACTACGCGCTGCTCGGGCTGATCGCGGAGAAGGCGGGTGGCCGTACGTTGACGGAGCAGCTGCAAGAACGCCTGCTCGGGCCTTTGGGCTTGAAGCAGACTTCGCTTCCCGTCGCTGACGAGGCCTCGTCCATGCCGACGCCGTACTCGCATGGCTACATGTATGGGGGGTCTGCCTTTGCGATGATCGACGATCCCTACCCCGCCGACATGAAGGCTGCCGCGAAGGCCGGCACGTTGAAGCCCGTCGACTACACCAACCAGAACTCGTCCTATGCTCACGCGGCCGGCGGCGTCATCTCCGACGCCGAAAACGTGGAGACGTGGATACGGACGCTGGTGTCGGGCAAGGTCTTCAACGCCGACTTCCACAAGCAGTGGCTGGAAAGCCTGCAAGCCGAGGACCCGGAGAATCCCGACGGGCAGAAGTACGGGTACGGCATCTCATATCAGCGATTCAGCCCGACAGCCGCGATGTACTACCACGGCGGCGAGCTACCCGGCTTCAACTCATTCATGGGCTATGACCCGGATAACGATGTGTCACTAGTCGTTTGGACGAACCTGACCATTTCGCCGCTAGACGACAAGACGACGGCGCAGGCGCTGTTGGCGCCAATGCTGGACGAGATCTACGCCGGGCTATCGCTGGCACCGACGCCGACACCGACCACCACCAGGTAA
- a CDS encoding Ig-like domain-containing protein — protein sequence MWQVKDMTRPRRFRACLMAIAMVPALIFGLNACSGNSAPPQPQVIDDKGTPFGDLLVPKLTASVKDGAVGVAVDQPVTVGAEDGVLGSVTMVNDDEGVPIAGQLSPDGLTWHTTEPLGYNTRYTLQAQSLGLGGATSQQMTFQTHSPENLTVPYLLPNDGEVVGIGQPVAVRFDENIPNRLAAQRAITVTTNPPVEGAFYWLSNREVRWRPAQYWKPGTTVDVAVNTYGVDLGDGLFGQENVTTHFTIGDEVIATVDDSTKTMTVRQNGEVVKTMPVSMGKNSTPTNNGTFIVGDRFGHLVMDSSTYGVPSNSANGYRTEVDYATQISYSGIYVHAAPWSVGSQGYSNVSHGCLNVNTSNAQWFYNNTKRGDIVEISNTVGSILPGEDGLGDWNIPWEQWRAGNANT from the coding sequence ATGTGGCAGGTCAAGGACATGACCCGTCCGCGTCGTTTTCGTGCGTGCCTGATGGCCATCGCCATGGTTCCTGCCCTGATCTTCGGCCTGAACGCATGCAGCGGCAACTCGGCTCCTCCGCAGCCTCAGGTCATCGATGACAAGGGGACGCCTTTCGGCGACCTCCTGGTTCCCAAGCTCACCGCGTCTGTAAAGGACGGCGCCGTCGGGGTCGCGGTTGACCAGCCCGTGACCGTCGGCGCAGAGGACGGCGTTCTCGGCTCGGTCACGATGGTCAACGACGACGAAGGCGTCCCGATCGCCGGTCAGCTCAGCCCCGATGGCCTGACGTGGCACACCACCGAACCGCTCGGCTACAACACGCGCTACACGCTGCAGGCGCAGTCACTGGGTCTCGGCGGTGCCACCAGCCAGCAGATGACGTTCCAGACGCATTCGCCCGAGAACCTGACCGTGCCCTACCTGCTGCCGAACGACGGCGAGGTCGTCGGCATCGGCCAGCCCGTCGCGGTCCGCTTCGACGAGAACATCCCCAACCGATTGGCTGCCCAGCGGGCCATCACCGTCACCACCAATCCGCCGGTCGAGGGCGCCTTCTACTGGCTCAGCAACCGCGAAGTCCGTTGGCGCCCGGCCCAATACTGGAAGCCGGGGACGACGGTGGACGTCGCGGTCAACACCTACGGCGTGGATCTCGGCGACGGCCTGTTCGGCCAGGAGAACGTCACGACGCATTTCACCATCGGCGATGAGGTCATCGCCACCGTCGACGACAGCACCAAGACAATGACGGTCCGACAGAACGGCGAGGTCGTCAAGACCATGCCGGTGTCGATGGGTAAGAACAGCACGCCGACCAACAACGGGACCTTCATCGTCGGCGATCGCTTCGGCCATTTGGTCATGGACTCGTCGACGTACGGCGTTCCGTCCAACTCGGCCAACGGGTACCGCACCGAGGTGGACTACGCCACCCAGATCTCCTACAGCGGCATCTACGTGCATGCCGCACCGTGGTCGGTTGGCAGCCAGGGCTACAGCAATGTCAGCCACGGCTGCTTGAACGTCAACACGAGCAACGCGCAGTGGTTCTACAACAACACCAAGCGCGGCGACATCGTCGAGATCTCCAACACCGTCGGGTCGATCCTGCCCGGCGAGGACGGCCTCGGTGACTGGAACATCCCATGGGAGCAGTGGCGCGCGGGTAACGCCAACACCTGA
- the htpG gene encoding molecular chaperone HtpG — protein MNARVEQLEFQAEARQLLDLMVHSVYSNKDSFLRELISNASDALDKLRLEAFRNKDLNVDTSDLHIDIEADKEARTLTIRDNGIGMTRDEVVELIGTLAKSGTAELRKQLDEAKNPAASEELIGQFGIGFYSVFMVADKVELLTRKAGESQATRWESRGDGTYTIESVDDAPQGTSVILHLKVEDAENDLHDYTSEWRIRDLVKKYSDFIAWPIRMEVERRTPAGEEGGEETVTLETETLNSMKALWARPKDEVSDEEYKEFYKHIAHAWDDPLEVIAMKAEGTFEYQALLFIPSHAPFDLFNRDAHIGIQLYVKRVFIMGDCDQLMPEYLRFVKGVVDAQDMSLNVSREILQQDRQVKAIRRRLTKKVLSTFKDLQSERPEDYRIFWTQFGRVLKEGLLSDFDNKDTLLRISSFASTHSEEEPTTLAEYVERMKDGQKQIFYATGQTRPHILKSPHLEAFKAKGYEVLLLTDPVDEVWVGSVTEFDGKPLQSVARGEVDLDSEEENTAHVAEREEQEKEFADLLTWLKETLSEHVKEVRLSTRLTESPACLITDAFDITPALARLYRASGQDVPVGKRILELNPDHPLVSGLRQAHKDRGDDPSVAETAELLYGTALLAEGSALEDPARFAELLADRLTRTV, from the coding sequence ATGAACGCGCGAGTTGAGCAGTTGGAGTTTCAGGCCGAGGCACGACAACTGCTGGATTTGATGGTCCACTCGGTCTACTCCAACAAGGATTCGTTTCTGCGGGAGTTAATCTCGAACGCCTCCGATGCACTGGACAAGCTGCGGCTTGAAGCGTTCCGCAACAAGGACCTGAACGTCGATACCTCCGATCTGCACATCGATATCGAGGCGGACAAAGAAGCACGCACCCTCACCATCCGCGACAACGGCATCGGTATGACGCGCGACGAGGTCGTGGAGCTGATAGGCACTCTGGCCAAGTCGGGTACCGCCGAGCTGCGTAAGCAGTTGGACGAGGCCAAAAACCCGGCCGCCTCCGAAGAGCTGATCGGTCAGTTCGGTATCGGCTTCTACTCAGTCTTCATGGTGGCCGACAAGGTCGAGTTGCTCACCCGCAAGGCCGGCGAGAGCCAGGCCACCAGATGGGAATCGCGCGGCGATGGCACCTACACCATCGAATCCGTCGACGACGCTCCACAGGGAACGTCGGTCATCCTGCACCTCAAGGTCGAGGACGCCGAGAACGACCTGCACGACTACACCTCGGAGTGGAGGATCCGAGACCTGGTCAAGAAGTACTCCGACTTCATTGCCTGGCCCATCCGGATGGAGGTCGAGCGACGTACCCCGGCCGGCGAAGAGGGTGGCGAAGAGACCGTCACCCTCGAAACCGAGACCCTCAACTCGATGAAGGCGCTGTGGGCCAGGCCCAAAGACGAGGTCTCCGACGAGGAGTATAAGGAGTTCTACAAGCACATTGCGCACGCCTGGGATGACCCGCTCGAGGTCATCGCGATGAAGGCCGAGGGCACCTTCGAGTACCAGGCCCTGCTGTTTATCCCGTCGCACGCCCCGTTCGATCTGTTCAACCGCGACGCCCACATCGGGATACAGCTGTATGTCAAGCGTGTGTTCATCATGGGCGATTGCGACCAGTTGATGCCAGAATACTTGCGCTTCGTCAAGGGCGTTGTGGATGCGCAGGACATGTCGCTGAATGTTTCCCGCGAAATCTTGCAGCAGGATCGGCAGGTCAAGGCGATTCGTCGCCGTCTGACCAAGAAGGTCCTATCCACGTTCAAGGATCTGCAGTCCGAGCGCCCGGAGGACTACCGCATCTTCTGGACCCAGTTCGGCAGGGTCCTCAAAGAGGGCCTGCTGTCGGATTTCGACAACAAGGACACCCTGCTTCGGATTTCCTCGTTCGCCTCGACGCATAGCGAGGAGGAACCCACCACCCTCGCCGAGTACGTCGAGCGCATGAAGGACGGTCAGAAGCAGATCTTTTACGCCACCGGCCAGACGCGTCCGCACATTCTGAAGTCGCCGCACTTGGAGGCGTTCAAGGCCAAGGGCTACGAGGTCCTGCTGCTCACCGACCCGGTAGACGAGGTTTGGGTGGGAAGCGTGACCGAGTTCGACGGCAAACCGCTGCAGTCGGTAGCCAGGGGAGAGGTGGACCTCGACTCCGAGGAAGAAAACACGGCGCATGTGGCCGAGCGCGAGGAGCAGGAGAAAGAGTTCGCCGACCTGCTGACCTGGTTGAAGGAGACCCTGAGTGAGCACGTCAAGGAAGTGCGGCTATCTACCCGCTTGACCGAATCGCCGGCCTGCCTTATCACCGACGCCTTCGACATCACACCGGCGCTCGCGCGCCTCTACCGGGCTTCCGGGCAGGACGTTCCGGTCGGTAAGCGGATACTTGAACTCAACCCGGATCATCCGCTCGTCAGCGGCCTGCGCCAAGCGCACAAAGACCGCGGTGACGATCCGTCGGTCGCTGAGACGGCCGAACTACTATACGGCACAGCACTTCTCGCTGAAGGCAGCGCACTCGAGGATCCGGCACGTTTCGCCGAGCTGCTCGCGGACCGTTTGACCCGCACAGTCTAG
- a CDS encoding serine hydrolase: MAATAWASHLRLGWLRIQIVGVALLVGACGAGPSPNPSSSDSSTAGFTPINQMTLRVRLSSMAREMLVPGAVVLVRTPAGELSTTYGTTTVGGTTPVSLADHVRIGSITKTWTGTVILQQAQEGKLSLDDPVSKFRPDVPGGDHITIADLLNMRSGLYNYTSTRELNEIGDSNPQKVWNSEELLTLAYSHPPYSPPGTGYHYSNTNTVLLGLIAEMLDAKPLSQVFQDRLFTPLRLKDTLFPPSTSSAIPDPHPQGYMYGNNVLTMGSPAAVPPDMQAAAKSGTLQPSDQTSLNPSWAWAAGAGISTVADLATWIEALADGQLLDPDMQAKRIASLQSTNPAEPDAPQYGLGIAKYGALYGHTGEVPGFNTFAGTDPQHQVTIVVWVNLHPTADGRAAATLIAKDLIEQMYSPWTPTPTR; this comes from the coding sequence GTGGCTGCTACTGCCTGGGCTTCCCACTTGCGGCTTGGATGGCTTCGGATTCAGATTGTCGGCGTTGCCTTACTTGTCGGCGCCTGCGGTGCCGGTCCGTCGCCAAACCCATCCTCGTCGGACAGCTCGACCGCTGGGTTTACGCCCATCAACCAGATGACGCTGAGGGTGCGGCTCTCCTCGATGGCCAGGGAGATGCTCGTGCCTGGGGCTGTCGTCTTGGTGCGCACACCTGCCGGTGAGCTCAGCACGACGTACGGCACCACCACGGTGGGTGGCACAACTCCGGTGTCGTTGGCCGATCACGTCCGCATTGGATCGATCACCAAGACGTGGACCGGCACCGTGATCCTGCAGCAGGCCCAGGAGGGCAAGCTCAGCCTCGATGACCCGGTGTCGAAGTTCCGGCCCGATGTTCCGGGCGGTGACCACATCACCATCGCCGACTTGTTGAACATGCGCAGCGGACTTTATAACTACACCTCGACGCGCGAACTAAACGAGATCGGCGACAGCAATCCGCAGAAAGTGTGGAACTCCGAGGAATTGCTCACGCTGGCCTATAGCCATCCCCCCTACTCCCCACCCGGAACGGGCTACCACTATTCGAACACCAACACGGTTCTGCTCGGGCTCATCGCCGAGATGCTTGACGCTAAACCGCTGTCGCAGGTGTTTCAGGATCGTTTGTTCACCCCGCTCAGGCTCAAGGACACGCTGTTTCCGCCCAGCACCTCAAGCGCCATCCCGGACCCGCATCCCCAGGGGTATATGTATGGCAACAACGTGCTGACCATGGGCTCACCGGCGGCGGTACCGCCCGACATGCAGGCGGCAGCAAAGTCCGGCACGCTGCAGCCCAGTGATCAGACATCCTTGAACCCGTCGTGGGCCTGGGCGGCCGGCGCCGGCATCTCCACCGTGGCGGACCTGGCTACCTGGATTGAGGCGTTGGCCGACGGGCAACTGCTCGATCCCGACATGCAAGCCAAACGAATCGCCAGCCTGCAATCAACGAATCCGGCAGAACCCGATGCGCCACAGTACGGGTTGGGCATCGCGAAATACGGTGCGCTGTACGGGCATACCGGTGAAGTTCCAGGCTTCAACACTTTCGCTGGCACCGACCCCCAACACCAAGTGACGATCGTGGTCTGGGTCAACCTGCATCCCACCGCGGATGGTCGGGCCGCGGCCACGCTCATCGCCAAAGATCTGATCGAACAGATGTACAGTCCTTGGACCCCGACACCTACCCGCTAG
- a CDS encoding transposase, protein MPAVTCPRCGSTDTYRIDKSRQATASRWECGNCEKLFILPTPPGIAR, encoded by the coding sequence ATGCCTGCAGTGACCTGTCCACGATGCGGGAGCACTGACACGTATCGAATCGACAAAAGCCGACAAGCCACCGCCTCGCGATGGGAATGCGGTAATTGCGAAAAGCTCTTCATCCTTCCCACCCCGCCAGGCATTGCACGCTGA
- a CDS encoding DUF4189 domain-containing protein — protein sequence MLREPTTVGVSVCSASERQIESAGMRVAFRRLLTASLVAASFFGFAAITAPTAGALGWGAIAISPDAGRVGYSKGLNSAIEAERAAIGLCKARDCRAVVNFTNACGAVAQASNTYWAWGRDRNSAGAQRGALISCSQLGPRCRVVGWVCS from the coding sequence ATGTTGCGCGAGCCTACGACGGTCGGCGTGTCGGTCTGCTCAGCGAGTGAGCGACAAATAGAATCTGCTGGTATGCGCGTGGCTTTCCGGCGTCTGCTTACGGCCTCGCTGGTAGCCGCCAGCTTCTTCGGATTTGCCGCGATCACCGCGCCGACTGCCGGAGCACTGGGGTGGGGAGCGATCGCGATCTCGCCTGACGCCGGCAGGGTGGGCTACTCGAAAGGCCTCAATTCGGCGATCGAAGCCGAAAGGGCGGCCATCGGCCTGTGCAAAGCACGCGATTGCCGAGCAGTCGTGAATTTCACCAACGCATGCGGCGCTGTCGCTCAAGCATCCAACACGTACTGGGCATGGGGCCGAGACCGCAACAGCGCCGGCGCACAGCGCGGGGCGCTGATCTCATGCAGTCAATTAGGCCCCCGCTGCCGTGTCGTCGGCTGGGTTTGTAGCTGA
- a CDS encoding nitroreductase family protein, with protein MTAVDTAAVDEVLSTTRAVRRRLDVNRPVEREVILECLRLAVQAPTASNSQNWRWLIVDDPDKRAAIADIYRSCGEAYLAHAARTTEDPQTRRVYESAHALSATLAQVPMHVIPCIEGRLENSPLPVAAAAWASIIPAAWSFMLALRARGLGSVWTTLHLVKADEVADLLGVPDGVTQAALLPVAYTLGTDFKPAVRPPVETITSWNTWDAH; from the coding sequence TTGACCGCTGTGGATACCGCGGCGGTCGACGAGGTGCTCTCGACAACGAGGGCGGTTCGACGCCGGCTCGATGTGAACCGTCCCGTCGAGCGGGAAGTCATTCTCGAATGCCTGAGGCTGGCGGTGCAGGCGCCGACGGCGAGCAATAGCCAGAACTGGCGATGGCTGATAGTCGACGATCCGGATAAGCGAGCCGCCATCGCCGATATCTACCGCAGCTGCGGCGAGGCCTATCTGGCGCACGCGGCTCGCACGACGGAGGACCCGCAGACCAGACGGGTGTATGAGAGTGCGCATGCGCTAAGCGCGACGCTTGCCCAGGTCCCAATGCACGTGATCCCGTGTATCGAGGGCCGCTTGGAGAACAGTCCGTTGCCCGTAGCGGCGGCCGCGTGGGCGTCGATCATCCCGGCGGCGTGGAGCTTCATGCTGGCGCTGCGGGCACGTGGCCTGGGGTCGGTGTGGACAACGTTGCATTTGGTGAAGGCCGACGAGGTCGCCGACTTGCTCGGCGTACCGGACGGTGTCACACAGGCTGCGCTGCTGCCGGTCGCCTACACGCTGGGGACGGACTTCAAGCCCGCCGTGAGGCCGCCCGTCGAAACGATCACCTCGTGGAACACCTGGGACGCGCACTGA
- a CDS encoding DUF3618 domain-containing protein — MADRDPEAIKQDIDQARDELALTVDSLAERANPQRIANDVKSGVVRFVKKPAVAVSLAGLGAVLVALFVRKLRR; from the coding sequence GTGGCGGATCGTGATCCCGAGGCGATCAAGCAGGACATCGATCAGGCCCGTGATGAATTGGCCCTCACGGTTGATTCCCTGGCCGAGCGAGCCAACCCGCAGCGGATCGCCAACGACGTCAAGTCAGGAGTCGTCCGCTTCGTCAAGAAGCCTGCGGTGGCGGTGTCGCTCGCCGGCCTGGGAGCCGTGCTGGTGGCGTTGTTCGTTCGGAAACTCAGGCGTTGA
- the bcp gene encoding thioredoxin-dependent thiol peroxidase — MAQTPRLEVGDKAPAFSLLDADGNKASLADYRGRKVIVYFYPAASTAGCTKQACDFRDNLAELSDAGLDVVGISPDKPEKLAKFRDNEKLTFPLLSDPDRKVLAAWGAFGEKKMYGKTVQGVIRSTFVVDEQGKIEVAQYNIKATGHVAKLRRDLSV; from the coding sequence GTGGCACAGACTCCGCGCCTGGAGGTGGGTGACAAGGCCCCCGCGTTCAGCCTGCTCGACGCCGACGGCAACAAGGCGTCACTGGCCGACTACCGTGGCCGCAAGGTCATCGTCTACTTCTATCCGGCAGCGTCCACCGCCGGATGCACCAAGCAGGCCTGCGACTTTCGCGACAATCTCGCCGAATTGAGCGACGCCGGCCTCGACGTCGTCGGGATCTCCCCCGACAAGCCGGAGAAACTCGCCAAGTTTCGCGACAACGAGAAGCTCACCTTTCCATTGCTATCCGACCCCGATCGCAAGGTACTGGCTGCCTGGGGCGCTTTCGGCGAGAAGAAGATGTACGGCAAGACTGTGCAGGGCGTGATCAGGTCCACCTTCGTCGTCGACGAGCAGGGCAAGATCGAGGTCGCTCAGTACAACATCAAGGCCACCGGCCATGTGGCCAAGCTGCGCCGCGACCTCTCGGTCTGA
- a CDS encoding CsbD family protein, with amino-acid sequence MPENNSGPIEAVRGIVSGAIGFTKQVIGLIVGNGNLQEEGRAQVDKASHQLEAARKEAEAETARAKAKTEESRQKAASKS; translated from the coding sequence ATGCCGGAGAACAACAGCGGCCCCATCGAGGCCGTGCGAGGCATCGTCTCGGGTGCGATCGGCTTCACCAAGCAGGTAATCGGTCTGATCGTCGGCAACGGCAATCTGCAGGAAGAAGGCCGAGCACAGGTCGACAAGGCCTCGCATCAACTCGAGGCGGCGCGTAAAGAGGCGGAAGCCGAAACGGCTCGCGCCAAGGCGAAGACAGAGGAATCACGCCAGAAGGCCGCAAGCAAGTCCTAG